A region from the Mercenaria mercenaria strain notata chromosome 7, MADL_Memer_1, whole genome shotgun sequence genome encodes:
- the LOC128558356 gene encoding uncharacterized protein LOC128558356, which yields MKHLFSNRRYNFKSQTIGDSFQRTVVTEELYISNYDYDTSGTSDVIAPGRITDLEINNIETATTQYGENRNFTITWTATEDDKNSGKATSYEMKISNNSFYLRDSFESAEALNMTNVTLSPQAVGSTEALKIVVDAEESFTETMYFAVRAVDEAGNVGPVSNIVPIVIARGFRASGEQGYAVTDTDDDIVIEDISPSKTSDEYDVKSIIVGVSVAGAVLLLAAGAFLYVKKSVTTKAAVTDSQLSICTNNHSMTDVEPFNPNQNEKTSTNSSPVLQTIEFPSPFTPSQIKELNTQDFTRPQTPDSDHRYIDTKLETKGTDETVVDIEDETSEFGDPDDYITETTTFTFPVCKVPFHMTNKAFPLKTSTEQEGVKKYHTVDDMSDQNVSERNHSTLPALPFATHENMDRSHPPPNMALHIFKPDAYGPGKKPYSFPAPFSGVSSTLDMSATMIADLETTDDILDNKDIQTADNEIVSGTTDREMHKYRIDINESKNEYLSCYNDNGMPDSVETGSSVTEHSACNDVHTDVCSRDDEVNCESKKSSESEIDETSFYNKEYTKKIEGSLYAGNFEVGSNNASYTEENEVIFRNEAYSVEDVISSRNANTENMEVKAEIECNGRKVGIDSDNES from the exons ATGAAACATCTCTTTTCTAACAGAAGATATAACTTTAAATCACAAACAATAGGTGACTCTTTCCAACGCACTGTTGTAACAGAGGAATTATATATTTCGAATTATGACTATGATACTTCCGGCACATCAGACGTAATTGCACCTGGTAGAATTACTGACCTCGAAATAAATAACATTGAAACTGCCACAACACAGTATGGAGAAAATCGAAATTTCACAATTACGTGGACGGCAACTGAGGATGACAAGAATAGTGGAAAAG cgACATCCTATGAAATGAAgatttcaaataactctttctaTCTGCGTGACAGTTTCGAGTCGGCCGAGGCTTTAAATATGACAAATGTGACGTTGAGTCCACAAGCAGTTGGTTCGACAGAAGCATTGAAAATAGTAGTAGATGCAGAAGAATCATTCACTGAAACAATGTATTTTGCTGTTAGAGCCGTCGACGAAGCTGGCAATGTTGGGCCTGTCTCAAATATAGTTCCTATCGTGATAGCAAGAGGTTTTCGTGCATCAGGAGAACAAGGATACGCAGTAACTGATACAGATGACGACATCGTTATAGAAGATATCTCTCCGTCTAAAACAAGTGATGAATATGATGTTAAGTCTATTATCGTCGGCGTATCAGTTGCTGGTGCAGTCCTTCTACTTGCAGCAGGCGCGTTCCTTTATGTTAAAAAGTCTGTGACAACAAAGGCGGCGGTGACAg ATAGCCAATTATCTATTTGCACAAATAACCATTCGATGACAGATGTAGAACCTTTCAATCCTAACCAGAATGAGAAGACCTCAACTAATTCGAGCCCTGTTTTGCAGACCATTGAATTCCCTTCCCCTTTTACTCCCTCACAAATCAAAGAACTAAATACACAGGACTTTACAAGACCCCAAACCCCTGATTCAGACCACAGGTATATCGATACTAAGCTTGAAACGAAAGGAACTGACGAAACAGTAGTTGATATAGAAGACGAAACAAGCGAATTTGGGGATCCGGATGATTACATCacagaaacaacaacatttaCATTTCCAGTGTGTAAGGTTCCATTTCATATGACAAACAAAGCATTTCCATTGAAAACCTCAACGGAACAAGAAGGTGTGAAAAAATATCACACCGTCGATGATATGTCAGATCAGAATGTATCGGAAAGAAACCATTCAACTTTACCAGCGCTTCCATTTGCAACACATGAAAACATGGATCGCAGTCATCCTCCACCAAACATGGCTTTACATATCTTTAAGCCTGATGCTTATGGACCAGGTAAGAAACCATACTCTTTCCCTGCTCCGTTTAGTGGTGTTTCCAGTACTTTAGATATGTCAGCTACAATGATTGCTGATTTAGAAACAACAGACGACATACTGGATAATAAAGATATACAGACAGCTGATAATGAAATCGTTAGCGGCACAACTGATCGCGAAATGCATAAATACCGGATAGACATTAACGAaagcaaaaatgaatatttatcctGTTATAATGATAACGGAATGCCAGATTCTGTTGAAACAGGAAGCTCTGTTACCGAACATTCTGCATGTAACGATGTACACACAGACGTCTGTAGCAGAGACGATGAAGTCAATTGTGAAAGCAAGAAGTCTTCAGAGTCAGAGATAGACGAGACCAGCTTTTACAACAAGGAATATACAAAGAAAATCGAAGGGAGTTTATATGCAGGTAATTTCGAAGTTGGCTCCAACAACGCATCTTATACAGAAGAAAACGAAGTAATATTTAGAAACGAAGCCTATTCAGTTGAAGACGTCATCAGTTCGCGAAATGCCAATACAGAGAACATGGAAGTGAAGGCTGAAATCGAATGCAATGGAAGGAAAGTCGGAATCGATTCCGACAATGAGTCATAA
- the LOC123553815 gene encoding uncharacterized protein LOC123553815: protein MPKYQRRTSESSSRTASSGDNTITTLSTDQQDLYATNSRTYLDSSNMSNSRWDSDELHTLSIFDRLKKIFEMPKRHADSRKRRFERDEVQKTECLPLFNGQWTTFNETIPIIQRQMTLRHDDECVDIKPAREQTCKLDNGQLVLHGNCAHNYSEKYSNSMAHREMTKVYKYCCSKHCDTLLKDKHVKQCKQDIADTCQYASSYEGEDEADQAMYQRQNHTDSEECVAIAQCANTKASQVADNIYGKQRNVSDESTKAITEQETTIQNLQTKHSQQLFGLECGNFLRLSKKYINLKKLFVALAVVNIILIICVVLVLPIILVTFRMSYDREGKSDRDIKHLVSEQLSSSEGKRMVSSFIYCVSCSSLDRRLTKLFKESTDHRCCIENIAKAITFFTNLTDQRTEECNSRLNDLEGEQGELQSQIVRLKMLLLNNSDVDINVDWPKHPGIQKNNKLVNILLTRRRSAIHLKGVGKESGIDWTAAITEGKLSYDGNGIYVENGGMYYMYCNIRFKKTACGSNRKIGYDVKRKSGTGPAVVIASVYNHCSNVTNYDQDLIIQRVFKLSVGYKSKVLIDIGEHGHRLVAEDYLHAFGVLEL, encoded by the exons ATGCCAAAATATCAACGTCGTACTAGTGAGAGTTCAAGTCGAACTGCTTCGTCAGGAGATAACACCATTACTACTTTGTCAACCGATCAACAGGACCTGTATGCTACAAACTCACGGACATATCTGGATTCTAGCAATATGAGCAATTCAAGATGGGATTCTGATGAATTGCATACCTTGTCAATATTTGACagattaaagaaaatatttgaaatgccaAAACGTCATGCCGATAGTCGCAAAAGGCGATTCGAAAGGGATGAGGTGCAGAAGACGGAATGTTTGCCGTTATTTAACGGTCAATGGACGACATTTAATGAAACAATACCAATAATACAAAGGCAAATGACTTTGCGACATGACGATGAATGTGTTGATATAAAACCAGCTAGAGAACAAACCTGCAAACTAGACAATGGCCAATTAGTACTTCATGGGAACTGTGCGCACAATTACAGTGAAAAATATTCCAATTCTATGGCACATCGAGAGATGACAAAAGTGTACAAATATTGTTGTTCAAAACACTGTGATACTCTGTTAAAAGATAAACACGTTAAACAATGTAAGCAAGACATTGCTGACACATGTCAATATGCATCGAGTTATGAAGGTGAAGATGAAGCAGACCAAGCAATGTATCAAAGACAAAATCACACAGACTCAGAGGAATGTGTGGCCATTGCACAGTGTGCCAACACTAAAGCTTCACAGGTTGCAGACAACATTTACGGTAAACAAAGAAACGTTAGTGATGAAAGTACAAAAGCAATAACAGAACAGGAAACAACTATTCAAAACCTCCAGACGAAACATTCTCAACAATTGTTTGGTCTCGAATGTGGCAATTTTCTAAGACTAAgcaaaaaatacattaatttgaaaaaactgtttGTCGCTTTAGCAGTTGTCAATATCATTCTTATCATATGTGTTGTGTTAGTTTTGCCAATTATTCTTGTGACATTTAGAATGTCATATGATCGAGAAGGCAAATCAGATAGAGACATCAAACACCTCGTGTCGGAACAATTATCATCGTCAGAGGGGAAACGGATGGTGAGTTCGTTCATTTATTGTGTATCATGCAGCAGTTTGGATCGAAGGCTGACCAAATTGTTCAAGGAATCCACAGACCACAGATGTTGCATAGAAAACATTGCTAAAGCAATCACATTCTTCACTAATCTTACTGATCAg AGAACTGAAGAATGCAATTCAAGACTAAATGATTTGGAAGGCG AACAAGGCGAATTACAATCTCAGATCGTTCGCTTGAAGATGTTGTTACTCAATAACTCTGACGTGGACATAAACGTAGACTGGCCAAAACACCCTGGAATacagaaaaacaacaaacttGTAAATATTCTCCTGACACGTCGACGCTCGGCAATACATTTAAAAGGAGTTG GTAAGGAAAGTGGTATTGACTGGACAGCTGCTATAACAGAAGGTAAACTGTCGTATGATGGTAATGGAATATATGTAGAAAATGGAGGAATGTATTACATGTACTGCAATATTCGATTCAAGAAAACTGCATGTGGATCAAATAG GAAAATAGGGTATGACGTTAAACGCAAGAGCGGTACTGGCCCTGCAGTGGTTATTGCTTCGGTTTACAACCATTGTTCAAATGTAACAAACTACGATCAGGATCTCATAATACAGAGGGTTTTTAAACTGTCTGTTGGATACAAAAGTAAAGTACTTATTGATATTGGTGAGCATGGTCATAGACTCGTTGCTGAAGATTACCTGCATGCATTTGGTGTACTTGAACTCTGA